A genome region from Coraliomargarita parva includes the following:
- a CDS encoding tetratricopeptide repeat protein → MHRPKKKKIHNPTLPDDQQDVVDERHLIDTEDSVDISLEDRLRLYWMENKGFISGCVTVIALLIIAFQGMRIYKEKAIANMQASFMSAKADDSLDSFAQKYANKELGGFAALMVADQAFEDKDYARATEYYDLAQSALEGSTLAGRAKIGSAFAIYQGGDTAAGLAALTAVADAPSLSEAIRAEAAYHLAVEADVAGQTEIYDGYVQQINAFTSATGWQQRLRYYEQTAH, encoded by the coding sequence ATGCACCGCCCAAAAAAGAAAAAGATTCACAACCCGACCCTTCCGGATGACCAACAGGACGTGGTCGATGAACGCCACCTGATCGACACAGAGGACTCGGTCGATATTTCCCTGGAAGACCGCCTCCGTCTCTACTGGATGGAAAACAAGGGCTTCATCTCCGGCTGCGTTACGGTGATTGCCCTGCTCATCATCGCATTCCAGGGCATGCGCATCTACAAGGAGAAAGCCATCGCCAATATGCAGGCCTCCTTCATGAGTGCCAAGGCAGACGACAGCCTCGACAGCTTTGCCCAGAAGTACGCAAACAAGGAACTCGGCGGTTTTGCCGCCCTCATGGTCGCCGACCAGGCCTTCGAAGATAAGGACTACGCACGCGCCACCGAATATTACGATTTGGCGCAAAGCGCATTGGAAGGCAGTACCCTCGCCGGCCGCGCCAAGATAGGCTCCGCCTTTGCGATCTATCAGGGGGGGGACACAGCCGCCGGCCTGGCCGCGCTCACCGCCGTCGCCGATGCCCCCAGCTTGTCCGAAGCCATTCGCGCCGAAGCCGCCTACCATCTAGCCGTCGAGGCGGATGTCGCCGGCCAGACCGAAATCTACGATGGCTATGTCCAACAAATCAACGCCTTCACCAGTGCCACCGGTTGGCAACAGCGCCTACGCTACTACGAGCAGACTGCGCATTGA
- a CDS encoding Gfo/Idh/MocA family protein, which yields MTKQSPVKVILVGIGGYGHRYYETVKPLEASGLAELVAIIDPMAKAAPSWDEIEASGLPVFDNLEAFFNSPLEAELAGIASPISFHADQACALLEAGINVLCEKPICPTLEEAQRMQEARDRSGKFLEIGYQWSFSQGIQDMKADILAGRFGKPVCLKTRVAWPRNSNYFNRNNWAGKIHNARGQAIYDSPVSNATAHFLHNMLFVLGPATHLSAVPIRISAECYRSNPIENFDTACCRIETEQDAEILFYTTHTVEENDGPNFSYEFEDAVISYESGSHIMADFKDGHQVDYGEADMGSMHKLEICVQKCRHPDMPATCSVEASIAHTACVKALQQLETHSVEEQFKHIKQANEDATLTYVPGMAKAVRNAYDERKLFSELGLPWAKPAKTTPVDHQLQSALNARQLEDA from the coding sequence ATGACGAAACAATCACCAGTCAAAGTCATCCTCGTCGGCATCGGCGGCTACGGCCACCGTTACTACGAGACCGTCAAACCACTCGAAGCAAGCGGCCTGGCGGAGCTGGTTGCCATTATCGACCCGATGGCCAAGGCCGCTCCCTCCTGGGATGAAATCGAAGCGAGCGGGCTCCCTGTCTTTGACAATCTGGAAGCGTTCTTCAACTCGCCGCTTGAAGCCGAACTCGCAGGCATCGCCTCCCCCATTTCCTTCCACGCAGACCAGGCCTGCGCTTTGTTGGAGGCGGGAATCAATGTCCTCTGCGAAAAACCGATCTGCCCCACTCTGGAGGAAGCACAACGCATGCAGGAAGCCCGTGACCGATCCGGCAAATTCCTGGAAATTGGCTACCAATGGTCCTTCAGTCAGGGTATTCAGGACATGAAAGCCGATATCCTTGCCGGGCGATTTGGAAAGCCGGTCTGTCTGAAAACCCGCGTCGCATGGCCGCGCAACAGCAACTATTTCAATCGCAACAACTGGGCCGGAAAAATCCACAATGCCCGTGGTCAAGCAATCTATGACAGCCCGGTCAGTAATGCCACCGCCCACTTCCTGCACAATATGCTGTTTGTGCTCGGCCCGGCAACGCACCTCTCCGCCGTTCCCATCCGCATCTCGGCAGAATGCTACCGCAGTAACCCGATCGAGAACTTCGATACGGCCTGCTGCCGGATCGAAACCGAGCAGGATGCGGAAATCCTCTTTTACACGACCCATACGGTGGAGGAAAACGACGGCCCCAACTTCAGTTACGAGTTTGAAGATGCCGTCATCAGCTATGAGTCAGGCAGCCACATCATGGCTGATTTCAAGGACGGACACCAAGTGGATTACGGCGAGGCTGACATGGGCTCCATGCACAAACTGGAGATCTGCGTCCAGAAGTGCCGCCATCCGGATATGCCGGCGACCTGCAGCGTCGAGGCATCGATCGCGCACACTGCCTGTGTGAAGGCACTCCAACAATTGGAGACCCACAGCGTCGAAGAGCAATTCAAGCATATAAAGCAGGCCAATGAAGATGCCACACTCACCTATGTCCCCGGCATGGCAAAAGCGGTACGGAATGCCTATGATGAACGAAAACTCTTCTCCGAACTGGGACTGCCCTGGGCAAAACCTGCGAAAACCACGCCCGTCGATCATCAATTGCAGTCCGCGCTGAACGCCCGGCAACTCGAAGACGCCTAG
- the rpmI gene encoding 50S ribosomal protein L35: MQKTRKSIAKRFKKTGTGKLLRRTPGHRHLLRNKSVKQRRRAGSSKLVADGQRANLIRGLPFA; the protein is encoded by the coding sequence ATGCAGAAAACACGCAAATCCATCGCCAAGCGCTTCAAGAAGACAGGCACCGGTAAACTCCTGCGTCGTACGCCGGGGCACCGTCACCTCCTTCGCAACAAGAGTGTGAAGCAACGTCGCCGTGCAGGTAGCAGCAAGCTCGTCGCTGACGGGCAGCGCGCCAACCTGATCCGCGGTCTGCCGTTCGCATAA
- the eno gene encoding phosphopyruvate hydratase, protein MSTTIIDIRAREIIDSRGNPTVEVDVELECGVIGRAAVPSGASTGEHEAVELRDGDKDRFLGKGVLKAVENVDTLIAPELVGLDACDQLSVDKAMLALDGTKNKGKLGANAVLGVSLATAKAAAEASGLPLYKYLGGPNAKVLPVPMMNVINGGSHSDAPIAFQEFMIRPVGAPTFKEAIRMGAECFHSLKKVLKGRGLSTAVGDEGGFAPTFEGTEDALDTLCKAVEAAGYKVGEDITFALDCASSEFFSDGVYDYSKFEGETGAKRNSQEQAEYLAELCSKYPIDSIEDGCDENDWDGWKVLTDLIGDKVQLVGDDLFVTNVEFLQKGIDLGVANSILIKVNQIGSLTETLEAIELGKVNGYNSVVSHRSGETEDTTIADIAVATNAGQIKTGSMSRSDRIAKYNQLLRIEEELGENAIYAGTLK, encoded by the coding sequence ATGAGCACAACCATCATAGACATCCGCGCCCGCGAGATTATTGACTCCCGTGGCAACCCAACCGTCGAGGTCGACGTTGAACTCGAGTGTGGCGTAATCGGCCGCGCAGCCGTTCCGTCCGGCGCCTCCACTGGCGAACACGAAGCTGTCGAGCTTCGCGATGGCGACAAGGACCGCTTCCTCGGTAAGGGCGTCCTCAAGGCCGTAGAAAACGTCGACACACTCATCGCTCCTGAACTCGTTGGTCTCGACGCATGTGACCAACTTTCCGTCGACAAGGCAATGCTTGCTCTCGACGGCACCAAGAACAAGGGCAAGCTGGGCGCAAACGCTGTCCTCGGCGTTTCTCTCGCAACTGCCAAGGCAGCTGCCGAAGCTTCCGGCCTTCCGCTTTACAAATACCTCGGCGGCCCGAACGCCAAGGTTCTTCCGGTCCCGATGATGAACGTCATCAACGGTGGCTCCCACTCCGACGCTCCGATCGCGTTCCAGGAATTCATGATCCGTCCGGTAGGCGCTCCGACCTTCAAGGAAGCCATCCGCATGGGTGCTGAGTGCTTCCACAGCCTCAAGAAGGTTCTTAAGGGCCGTGGCCTGAGCACAGCTGTGGGTGACGAAGGCGGTTTCGCTCCGACTTTCGAAGGCACCGAAGACGCACTCGACACACTCTGCAAGGCTGTTGAAGCTGCCGGCTACAAGGTCGGTGAAGACATCACCTTCGCACTCGACTGCGCATCCTCCGAGTTCTTCAGCGACGGCGTCTACGACTACAGCAAGTTCGAAGGCGAAACCGGTGCCAAGCGCAACTCCCAAGAGCAAGCTGAATACCTGGCCGAACTTTGCTCGAAGTATCCGATCGATTCCATCGAAGACGGCTGCGACGAAAACGACTGGGACGGCTGGAAGGTTCTGACCGACCTGATCGGCGACAAGGTTCAGCTCGTCGGTGACGACCTTTTCGTAACCAACGTCGAGTTCCTGCAAAAGGGTATCGATCTTGGCGTTGCCAACTCGATCCTGATCAAGGTGAACCAAATCGGTTCCCTCACCGAAACACTCGAAGCAATCGAGCTGGGCAAGGTAAACGGCTACAACTCTGTCGTTTCCCACCGCTCCGGTGAAACTGAGGACACAACAATCGCCGACATCGCGGTTGCCACCAACGCCGGCCAAATCAAGACCGGTTCCATGAGCCGTTCCGACCGTATCGCGAAATACAACCAACTTCTTCGCATCGAAGAAGAACTGGGTGAAAACGCGATCTACGCCGGCACACTCAAGTAG
- a CDS encoding YceI family protein produces the protein MNTIQTLIFLPVCLLAAQLHAGNFKMDPAKSSLSVDVKASPPHKFTCVAQDFSCDIELAPDTLSVVSASCHFPFGSLDSEKASRDKKMREWIEISQYPEGVFTLTSESMDADGQTRLGSGQFSMHGQTREVELPYRIEQTEGKVIIEGSCELKYTNWDLEIIRLLFFTVKPDLTVHFHLEGQVQNDA, from the coding sequence ATGAACACAATCCAGACCCTCATTTTCCTGCCAGTTTGCCTGTTGGCTGCCCAGCTCCATGCCGGTAATTTCAAGATGGATCCCGCCAAATCGAGCTTGTCTGTGGATGTAAAGGCCAGCCCTCCCCACAAATTCACCTGCGTCGCCCAAGACTTCAGTTGCGACATCGAGCTCGCGCCCGACACCCTGTCCGTCGTCTCCGCCAGCTGCCACTTCCCTTTCGGCAGCCTGGATTCCGAAAAAGCTTCGCGTGACAAGAAAATGCGCGAGTGGATAGAGATCAGCCAGTATCCGGAGGGCGTATTTACGCTCACCTCAGAATCAATGGACGCTGACGGCCAAACACGGCTGGGCAGTGGCCAATTCAGTATGCACGGGCAGACCCGGGAGGTCGAACTGCCCTACCGCATCGAACAGACTGAGGGCAAGGTGATCATCGAAGGCAGTTGCGAGCTGAAGTACACGAACTGGGACCTTGAAATCATTCGTCTCCTCTTTTTCACGGTCAAGCCGGACCTGACCGTCCACTTTCACCTCGAAGGACAAGTTCAAAACGATGCCTGA
- the rplT gene encoding 50S ribosomal protein L20: MPRATNAPATLARRKKVLKKAKGYFGNKSRLFRYAKDAVERAEVYAYRDRRKKKSEFRQLWIVRINAICRANGINYSRFMNGLKTAGIEMDRKQLSELAIHDEEAFKALIEKAKEAHAAA, translated from the coding sequence ATGCCTAGAGCCACAAATGCTCCCGCGACGCTTGCACGTCGCAAAAAAGTCCTGAAAAAAGCCAAGGGCTATTTCGGGAATAAGTCCCGTCTCTTCCGCTATGCGAAGGACGCTGTCGAGCGCGCCGAGGTGTACGCCTACCGCGACCGCCGTAAAAAGAAGTCCGAATTCCGTCAGCTGTGGATCGTTCGTATCAACGCGATCTGCCGCGCCAACGGCATCAACTACAGCCGTTTCATGAACGGCCTCAAGACTGCCGGTATCGAGATGGACCGCAAGCAGCTCTCCGAGCTGGCGATCCACGACGAGGAAGCTTTCAAGGCCCTCATCGAAAAGGCCAAGGAAGCCCACGCCGCTGCCTAA
- a CDS encoding MBL fold metallo-hydrolase, with protein MMKWFIGSLALLCFGTGFAVWLGWGRRSTWAQASGWGQLSSDVRNRAKEAGDAWESDPLAPRLLWWGHATMEVVWAGQQVVVDPVANTRVKVAPRLFRDRVLDTSRSFDLILITHAHMDHLDNSTLEALPPSRVVLPAGSERFLSAEVWRRHQIEPLAMGSVLDLGDLRVSLVPAKHGGWRYPWQRGLFACGYVFESKGRSLYVAGDTASGPHFEQIRESFAPDYAVLPIGAYDPQWFLRIRHLNPEEAWEAAEQLGVKYLVPYHFGTYRLSLEAMDEPLQRFAAAASGHAVKWCLPLGDE; from the coding sequence ATGATGAAGTGGTTCATCGGCAGTCTTGCCCTGCTTTGTTTCGGGACCGGCTTCGCCGTCTGGCTCGGCTGGGGGCGTCGCTCGACTTGGGCGCAAGCTTCAGGTTGGGGCCAGCTTTCGTCAGACGTTCGAAACCGGGCTAAGGAAGCGGGGGACGCTTGGGAGTCGGATCCACTCGCGCCCCGCTTGCTCTGGTGGGGGCATGCCACCATGGAGGTGGTTTGGGCGGGGCAACAAGTGGTGGTCGATCCGGTTGCCAATACCCGGGTGAAAGTGGCCCCCCGGCTTTTTCGCGACCGCGTTTTGGATACAAGCCGGAGTTTCGACCTGATCCTGATCACGCATGCCCATATGGATCATCTGGATAACAGCACTTTGGAGGCCCTGCCACCCAGTCGCGTCGTGCTGCCGGCGGGTTCCGAGCGCTTTCTTTCCGCCGAGGTCTGGCGCCGGCACCAAATCGAGCCGCTGGCCATGGGCTCGGTCCTTGATCTGGGGGATCTACGGGTCAGTCTCGTGCCCGCGAAACACGGGGGCTGGCGGTATCCCTGGCAACGCGGACTTTTTGCCTGTGGCTATGTGTTCGAGTCCAAGGGGCGTTCCTTATATGTGGCGGGGGATACCGCCAGCGGTCCGCATTTCGAACAGATTCGTGAATCCTTTGCTCCCGACTACGCCGTGCTGCCCATCGGGGCCTACGATCCACAGTGGTTCCTGCGTATTCGTCATTTGAACCCCGAAGAGGCTTGGGAGGCGGCGGAGCAGTTGGGAGTGAAATACCTCGTCCCGTACCATTTCGGAACCTACCGCTTGTCGCTGGAGGCGATGGATGAGCCGCTGCAGCGTTTTGCGGCAGCGGCATCCGGACACGCCGTAAAGTGGTGTCTACCTTTGGGCGACGAATGA
- a CDS encoding MGH1-like glycoside hydrolase domain-containing protein yields MLGAEKQRLAEDKARENNWKRWGTYLSERQWGTVREDYSGNQDSWAYFTHDQARSRAYRWGEDGLMGWTDRECRVCFAPALWNGKDAILKERLFGLSGKEGSHGEDVKECYYYLDATPTHSYTKGLYKYPHARYPYEELVQKNRGRDKSLGEVELADLGAFKDEAYFDVLQEVAKRSPNDLLWKITITNRGNASAPLHVLPSIWFRNVWAWGCIHKESRLRPTLEFDPEDDAIRLHHEELGEMLFHCEADGAAAGVEWLFTENETNQERIFHSKSASRYTKDAFHRYVINREAGAVNPARRGTKAAALWQFDIPAGATVVVRCRLHPVEEDNGLTRLEDFEATFASRIAECDAFYQDMLPKRVSDEDAMICRQGYAGLLWTKQFYEYIVSDWIHGDSDEPAPPESRKQGRNSDWSHFFARDVLSMPDKWEYPWFAAWDTAFHMIPFAKVDPDFAKSQLLLLLREWYMHPNGQLPAYEWNFSDVNPPVHAWAVWRVYKTADPKGHRDIEFLERAFQKLLLNFTWWVNRKDVEGRHVFGGGFLGLDNIGVFDRSRPLPGGGYLNQADGTAWMASYCLLMLNISIELARDRPAYEDIASKFFEHFVNITDAINSLGGDGLWDEEDGFYYDQLIIDHKEPIPLKVRSLVGLLPMIAVAVLKQEVIDALPGFKKRMHWFLENRPELAKYVSYCDRCTDAGNRGSVRLLAIPSQERLRRCLERLVDEDEFLSTFGIRSLSKVHEKKPFQFRHGGEYNEVRYVPGESDSWMFGGNSNWRGPVWFPISYLIVEALERYHNFYGDSFTIEAPARSGQELTLKEVADLISHRLISIFQKDANGYRPCFGGGVAKRYDEIPAWENLVLFHEYFHAETGEGLGASHQTGWTSLVVRLVRERAEKLTDYYEA; encoded by the coding sequence ATGTTGGGAGCGGAAAAGCAACGTCTGGCCGAAGATAAGGCGCGGGAGAACAACTGGAAGCGCTGGGGCACGTATTTATCCGAGCGGCAATGGGGAACCGTGCGAGAGGACTATTCGGGAAACCAGGATAGTTGGGCCTATTTTACGCATGACCAGGCCCGCAGCCGTGCCTATCGATGGGGGGAGGATGGCTTGATGGGCTGGACCGACCGCGAGTGCCGGGTCTGCTTCGCACCGGCTTTATGGAACGGGAAGGATGCTATCCTTAAAGAGCGCCTTTTCGGGCTGAGCGGCAAGGAGGGCAGTCATGGTGAGGATGTGAAGGAGTGCTATTACTATCTGGATGCGACGCCGACACATTCTTACACCAAGGGGCTCTACAAATATCCGCATGCCAGATATCCCTACGAGGAACTGGTTCAAAAAAACCGGGGCCGGGACAAGAGTTTGGGTGAAGTCGAGTTGGCAGACCTTGGTGCGTTCAAGGACGAGGCATACTTTGATGTCCTGCAGGAAGTGGCGAAGCGTAGCCCGAATGATCTGCTGTGGAAGATCACGATTACAAACCGGGGCAACGCGTCTGCGCCGCTCCATGTCCTGCCCAGCATCTGGTTCCGTAATGTTTGGGCCTGGGGTTGCATCCATAAGGAGAGCAGGCTGCGACCGACATTGGAATTCGACCCGGAGGACGATGCGATCCGGCTCCATCATGAGGAGCTGGGTGAAATGCTGTTTCACTGCGAAGCCGATGGTGCGGCTGCCGGGGTCGAATGGCTCTTCACTGAAAACGAGACCAATCAGGAACGGATTTTTCATTCGAAAAGTGCCTCCCGTTACACAAAGGACGCCTTTCACCGTTATGTCATCAACCGCGAAGCCGGCGCGGTGAATCCAGCCCGACGGGGCACCAAAGCGGCGGCTCTCTGGCAGTTCGACATCCCCGCAGGAGCGACTGTCGTCGTTCGCTGCCGCTTGCACCCGGTGGAGGAGGATAACGGTCTGACCCGCCTGGAAGACTTCGAAGCGACCTTTGCGTCCCGGATTGCCGAGTGCGATGCCTTCTATCAAGACATGCTGCCGAAAAGGGTCAGTGATGAGGATGCCATGATCTGTCGTCAGGGCTACGCGGGCTTGCTCTGGACCAAGCAGTTTTACGAATATATCGTTAGTGACTGGATTCATGGCGATTCGGATGAGCCCGCCCCGCCCGAATCCCGGAAGCAGGGCCGCAATAGCGACTGGAGCCATTTCTTTGCCCGCGATGTTCTTTCCATGCCGGATAAGTGGGAATATCCGTGGTTCGCGGCATGGGATACGGCCTTCCACATGATACCGTTTGCCAAGGTCGATCCGGATTTTGCCAAGAGCCAGTTGCTGCTCCTGCTGCGCGAGTGGTACATGCACCCGAACGGACAGCTTCCGGCCTACGAGTGGAATTTTTCCGATGTGAATCCGCCGGTTCACGCCTGGGCGGTTTGGCGGGTCTATAAAACCGCCGACCCCAAGGGCCATCGTGACATTGAGTTCCTCGAACGGGCCTTTCAGAAGCTGCTGCTCAATTTTACCTGGTGGGTGAATCGCAAGGACGTCGAGGGGCGTCATGTCTTTGGAGGCGGCTTTCTGGGGTTGGACAATATCGGGGTCTTTGACCGTTCACGTCCGCTGCCGGGTGGCGGTTATCTCAATCAGGCCGATGGCACCGCCTGGATGGCATCGTATTGTCTGCTCATGCTTAATATCTCGATCGAGTTGGCCCGTGATCGCCCCGCCTACGAGGACATCGCTTCGAAGTTCTTCGAGCACTTCGTCAACATCACCGACGCGATCAATTCCCTGGGGGGCGACGGTCTTTGGGATGAGGAAGACGGGTTTTACTACGATCAGCTGATTATCGATCATAAGGAACCGATCCCGCTCAAAGTCCGTTCATTGGTCGGTCTGCTTCCGATGATTGCCGTGGCCGTTTTGAAGCAGGAAGTCATCGATGCGCTGCCCGGCTTCAAGAAACGTATGCACTGGTTTCTGGAAAACCGGCCGGAGCTGGCAAAATATGTCAGCTACTGCGACCGATGCACGGATGCGGGCAACCGGGGATCGGTGCGATTGCTCGCCATCCCGTCTCAGGAGCGATTACGCCGCTGTCTGGAGCGCCTGGTGGATGAAGACGAGTTTCTCAGCACCTTTGGAATTCGATCGCTCAGCAAGGTGCATGAGAAAAAGCCCTTCCAGTTCCGTCACGGAGGCGAATACAACGAAGTTCGCTACGTTCCGGGCGAGAGCGATAGCTGGATGTTTGGAGGCAATTCGAACTGGCGTGGACCGGTTTGGTTTCCCATCAGCTACCTCATCGTTGAGGCACTTGAGCGCTACCACAATTTCTACGGCGACTCGTTTACCATCGAAGCACCCGCGAGATCCGGGCAGGAATTAACCTTGAAGGAAGTGGCGGATCTCATCAGCCATCGCCTCATCTCCATCTTTCAGAAAGACGCCAATGGCTATCGTCCCTGCTTTGGAGGCGGCGTGGCCAAACGTTATGACGAAATCCCCGCTTGGGAAAACTTGGTCCTCTTCCACGAATACTTTCATGCGGAAACCGGGGAGGGCCTCGGTGCGAGTCACCAGACCGGTTGGACTTCCCTCGTGGTTCGACTCGTCCGTGAGCGCGCCGAAAAACTCACCGACTATTATGAGGCTTAG
- the purU gene encoding formyltetrahydrofolate deformylase, whose amino-acid sequence MSAPTIIALLSGPDQPGLVSRVSSWIFLRGSNIHHADQHKDPEANIFFQRVEWSPSGRIEEEAASFEKFASTELGMKVRVVLSTDRPKVALFVSKIEHCFHDTILRFKSGELNGELACVISNHPDLKEATETYGLPFYHIPVTKDNKQAAEDQQLQVVHDHGVELVVMARYMQILSARFLSELGCPVINIHHSFLPAFAGGKPYHQAYTRGVKLIGATAHYATPDLDEGPIIYQDVTRVNHRNTIPDLIRKGRDLEKSVFAQAIRLHLDNRILVYNNKTVIFD is encoded by the coding sequence ATGAGCGCACCCACCATCATCGCACTGCTTTCCGGCCCGGACCAACCGGGACTCGTTTCGCGTGTCTCCAGTTGGATTTTCCTGCGCGGCAGCAATATCCACCACGCCGACCAGCACAAGGATCCGGAAGCCAACATTTTCTTCCAACGGGTTGAATGGTCCCCTTCCGGACGCATCGAGGAAGAAGCCGCCAGCTTCGAGAAATTTGCCTCGACCGAGCTGGGCATGAAAGTCCGCGTCGTGCTCTCGACGGACCGCCCCAAAGTGGCCCTGTTCGTGTCTAAGATCGAACATTGCTTCCACGACACAATCCTGCGCTTCAAATCCGGCGAGCTCAATGGCGAACTGGCCTGCGTGATCTCCAACCATCCGGACTTAAAGGAAGCGACCGAAACCTACGGCCTGCCCTTCTACCACATTCCGGTGACCAAGGACAACAAGCAGGCGGCTGAAGACCAACAGCTTCAAGTCGTCCATGATCATGGGGTCGAACTCGTCGTCATGGCCCGCTACATGCAAATCCTTTCGGCACGCTTCCTCAGCGAACTCGGCTGCCCGGTGATCAACATCCACCATTCCTTCCTGCCCGCCTTTGCCGGCGGCAAGCCCTACCACCAGGCCTATACCCGGGGCGTCAAGCTGATCGGAGCCACCGCCCACTATGCGACGCCTGATCTTGACGAAGGCCCCATCATCTACCAAGACGTGACCCGGGTGAACCACCGGAATACCATCCCGGACCTGATCCGAAAGGGGCGGGACCTGGAAAAATCGGTCTTTGCCCAAGCCATCCGGCTTCACCTCGACAACCGCATTCTGGTCTACAATAACAAGACCGTGATTTTCGACTAA
- the idi gene encoding isopentenyl-diphosphate Delta-isomerase, whose translation MPDTSAPTEIEEVVLLNEAGQAIGSAPKDKIHGRSTPLHSAFSIFLFNLHGEMLIQQRAWTKQTWPGIWSNACCGHPMPGEALEHAAQRRLRQELGLRGISLRLALPDFRYRASYQGIEENEICPVFIGLCSQEPQLNPTEVAALDWINWAEFLSEEADPTKLEDSSYSPWSRLEAAALGQWSRQHPLGSFVAQR comes from the coding sequence ATGCCTGACACAAGCGCACCGACCGAGATCGAAGAAGTCGTACTGCTGAATGAAGCCGGCCAAGCGATTGGCAGCGCGCCCAAGGACAAGATCCACGGCCGTTCCACGCCCCTGCACAGTGCATTCTCGATCTTCCTCTTTAATCTGCACGGCGAAATGCTGATCCAACAGCGGGCCTGGACGAAACAGACCTGGCCGGGCATCTGGTCAAATGCCTGCTGCGGCCATCCCATGCCGGGCGAAGCCCTCGAACATGCCGCGCAACGACGCCTACGTCAGGAATTGGGACTGCGGGGGATCTCCCTGCGTCTGGCACTCCCCGACTTTCGCTACCGGGCCAGCTATCAGGGAATTGAGGAAAATGAAATCTGCCCGGTGTTCATCGGCCTCTGTTCTCAAGAACCTCAGCTCAACCCCACAGAGGTGGCCGCGCTCGACTGGATCAACTGGGCGGAGTTTCTTAGTGAGGAGGCCGATCCGACAAAACTGGAGGACAGCAGCTATTCCCCCTGGTCGCGCTTGGAGGCTGCAGCCCTGGGGCAATGGAGCCGCCAGCATCCTCTCGGCTCATTCGTCGCCCAAAGGTAG